AATGGCCGGATATTTAACCAGTTCATAAGATGGTACTGACTGTACTCCGCGAGCAGTTGCGGCTAACATTAACGTCTGCGAAAAAGCGCCTAAATCATAGATTGACCAACTATTAGGGTTAGCGTCGAGCACGAGATAGGCAATCGCCGGTGCGCGATAAAGATTAGCACGACTATCCCAATAAGTGGTCGGGTCTGAGTCGATCACGGGCCGAAAAGTTCCGACCCAGTGCCCCATATTTTGGCTAGAAAACGCCGAAAAATCACCCCGGTGTACTTTGGCGAGATCAGCGTCTTCCGTAATCCCTTGCTCAGCGGCAGTAGCATAGTGTTGCTTAATATTAGTTAGTGCGTGCCCCGTTGCAATATAGACTTGCCATGGTTGTGAATTACCCCACGAGGGGGTTTGCTGAGCATCTGTAACAATCGTTGTTAATAACTGTGGCTCAATAGGGTCGTCTTTAAAAGCCCGGACTGAATGCCGGGTGTGAATCGCTTTAATTGTTTCCATGAATTTTTAGCTCCTATATTTTAAATAGTGATGAACAAAGAGAATAAATATCATTATAAAAGATAGAACTATCTTTTTCAAGTGAGAAAGCTTGGCTAGCTAAGCGCATCGTCATAAACCAGTAAACTAAAAACGTGGTAATACCGAGCCATTCATGCTCAGTATTACCACGTTTTTAACCAAATCAGGCCCTTAAAAGTTACAGTCAACAAGCTATGAACACTGGCCTTAACAAGGCTGTCGTAGACCTTATTTTAATGCAATCTGTACCCTTCGTTGAAGCTCTGGCACCACGGTCGCTTGGAACCATGGATTCTTCTTTTGCCAGCCATAATTTAGGGGCGATGGATGCACTAATGGGAAATAATCAGGCAAGTAATCCTGATAATTTTGAACCGTTGCAGTCAACGTCTTTTGCCGTGAACGTCCTAAATAAGCCTTAATTGCATATTGGCCCACAAGTAACGTCAGTTGAACGTTAGGCATCATTGCTAGCAGCGGTTCATGCCATTTATCCATGAAGCCCTTGCGCGGTGGCAAGTCACCGCTTTTGCCCTTACCAGGATAGTAGAAATCTAGTGGCATAACTGCAATGCGGTCACTTTGATAGAATTGCTCCCGCGTCACGCCCATCCAATCCCGAAGTCGGTCCCCGCTCGCATCATTGAAATACGTCTTGGTATTTTGGGCAATACGTCCCGGTGCCTGACTAATCACTAAAATAGTGGCTGTCGGTAACACATGAAATAATGGGTCCCACCCCTTCGCCGTATATTCAGCGTTATCGGGATCAGCCTTGATAGCTTCAGTAATTTCTTTGATTGTTGTGATATAGATGCACCTGCGATTCGTTTTTAGTTTTAGTGACGATACTTTTCCCATGCCTGTTTGATTAAGCTCAGAATATATTCAATCTGAGTATCATCTTTTATAATTACTTCATAATCTCCAATGACCAGTGCTACTTTGTCTTATTCAATTTATAAAAATCCATATTAATGTTCATACTTATACTAGTATTTTACATCAATTAGTCATAGACACGAAGAAAAGTCCTAACCATGTTATTGCCCTAGATTAAACACGACTTCATAGTCCCAACATTCGCTTCAGCAGCTTTTCATTACGTTTATTATGGATCGGTACCATTAAGCGCGTGGTATATTTTGCCAAAACACCTTGCTTATACACAGATTTTTGATTACTAAACGTCTCAAAGCCTGTCTTACCGCCTTTATAGCGTCCCATTCCAGAATAACCCACACCACCGAAACCCATTGAATGCGAACCCGCATGCAAGGATAACTCATTAATATCTACTCCGCCAGATGATGTCTGCGAAATAATTTGATTCAAATGCCTTGAACTCCTACCAAATAAGTACATGGCTAACGGCTTTTCATGAGAGTTAATAAAAGCGATGGCTTCATCAAGTGAATCATACGTAAAGATCGATAAAATAGGTCCAAAAATTTCATTTCTGGCAATCTGTAAATCTCGATCAGGATTAATCGCCAACGTTAATGGAATTAGCCGTCTTTTCACGTCCGGAACCAATTCATTATTTGGATTAATCGTTATCAGCCTAGTTCCCCGTTGCCGAGCTTCAGTAAGCATTCCCAAAATCCGATCGTAAGAACGATCGTTGATAATGGCAGAATATTCAGAATTATTAATGTAAGTTGGAAATGCTTGCGCAAGTTGTGCAGTGATTAAGCGCACGTATTCATCCAACTGGTCAGTGGGAAGTAACACATAATCGGTGTCCAAACAAATCTGACCACTATTACCAGAACGACTACGCGCAATCTTGGCAGCTGTCATTTGCTTGTTAGCATCTGGTAAAACAACGGCTGGATTTTTACCACCCAGTTCTAAAACAACCGGTGTTAAATTAGGAGCCGCCGCCGATAATACCTTCTTACCAGTTTCAGAGCCACCTGTAAAAACTAGTTTGTCCCAATCCAGTGCTGAAAACTGAGCCGCAATATCAGCTTCTCCTGTCACTACTGCAAAGTTCTTTTCATTTAAATACTGTTGTGACAATTTCTGGACCAGTGCCGCTGTCTTAGGGGTATACTCAGAGATCTTTACCATCACTCGATTCCCCGCTGCAATCGCTTCTACCGCTGGATCTAGCGCAAGATCGATTGGTGCATTAAACGGCGACATGATACCAACTACACCTAATGGTTCATTATAAACATACTGTTTAGTTCCAGTTAATGCCATCAAACCCGACCGTTGCTTAGCTGGTAGTATCCATTTACGAAGATGCTTCTTAATATATGCAATCGTCGCTAGTGGTCCGGTTAAATCAGCACTTACAATTTGTAGCGGATCACGCTGCCCAAAATCTGCTTGAAGTGCCGTGATTAATTCTGAAATATTATCCCGAATCAATGCCTCAATCTGATTTAAAACAGTCACACGCTCTTCATAGGTCATTGGTTGCGCACGGTCATACTGTGTCTTTTGCAAGTTAAAAATTTGGTGCATCTCATTAATTGTAGTCATCATAGCTCTCCTTTTTAATCGAACAATCGTTTAATTATAGACAAAAAAATATCATGTTCTGATATTTTATTTTTTCAATAGTGCATTCATACACATCACAACCACTTGATCGATCATAATTGTCTTATTATCAATTTGACGTGTTTTTAAGGCTTTAACAAACAAAACAATTGGTGCGTAAACAAAACCTAAAATAACTGCCGGTGAAGAAATGACAAATTCAGGTGTATGTTTGACTGCTTCAAAAAGTTGCTCGAAACCTTGATAGGATTCCTCCTTTTTGATTTTTAAGCTATCAAGAATGGGCGAATTATTGAATTGTTCAATAATCATTAATGCTTCGTAATATTGCATGCCGAAATCGTATAACGCATACATAAACTGTTGGACAAACTTAACTGAGTTATTGGGTTTGGTATTGATATTTTGACTTAAAAATGCTGCTAACTGTCGCTTTTTAGCAAGGTAGACCTGCTTTAGAAGATCCTCTTTATCTGAAAAATAAACGTAAATAGTTGACGAAGAAATACCACTCGCTTTGGCAATTTTGGACATCGAAACATCCGCAATTCCCTCTTTTAGAATAATACGACTTACTTCATCGATAATACTCTTCTCTTTGTCTAAATCTTTTTCCCGCATATTTGGCACCCTCTTTTAATCGATTGAACGTTCGATTAATAATATAAAACTATCCCTAATAAATGTCAATTAAAATTATTAGAAATTTTATGGATGTGGCACCTGTACGCAAAAAATCACTAGCTATATATACCTGAGAATCTACAATCAGCATCTTGAGGATTGGGTATACTCAAAAACGGCAAGCCTTTTTGAGGAGCACCTGCCGCTTACTTTGCTATTATCAATCAATTGAGTATAGTGATAACCAGGCTATTTCAATCTAGCCTTAATATCAGCATCTGAAAAATCATTGCTACCGTCCTTTTTTATTTCGCCATTATTTAATGGTAATTGCATATCTATATACTGCTTACACTTTAGTAAGGTAACTGTAATTCTTTGCAGCCTTATCTAAACTGTTATAAATACGACCATCAAAAACAGATTAGAATTCCTATTCACCTAATAAATCCGTAACTATTGAAAAACAAATTTTAGCATCACTTATGGTACGGACTTCCCACATTAATCATAAACGCCCGATAAACCTGCTCCGACAGCACTAACCGCATTAATTGGTGAGGTAACGTGAAACGCCCAAACGAAATCTGAGTATCCGCGCGCTTCAGCACTTCCGGTGATAATCCCAGCGAACCACCGATTACGAAATCAATATCACTGTGACCATACGTCGTTAGTTTATCAATTTCCGCCGCAAATTCTTCACTCGAGCGTTCTTTGCCCAAAATTGCTAGCGCGTATACGTAATCGCGATCCTTGATCTTTTCTAGGATCCGTTGGCCCTCTTTGGCCTTCACATTTTCCATCTCTGCGTTACTTAATGACTCTGGAGCCTTTTCATCTGGCACTTCAACAATCTGGAATTTTGCAAATTTACTCATTCTTTTCGCATATTCCGCAATCCCCTGTTTGAAGTATTTCTCTTTTAATTTCCCGACACAGATAATTTTGATGTTCATAATTGACCGCCTTTACACAAGTTATTAACATAGTTATCCACAGGTGCATAACTCAATAATCAATATATTGTGTTGAACACCAGTTCGCCACAATATTTATTTAGCCTCGTTTTGTCAAGACCTTTCCGACTTATCCACAGTTTTGCACAGCAACACTTGTTCGTGGATTCCGGTTACAAATCCTATTATATCAAGAACCGAGGCCTATTAAAATAACTTTTTAAAATTAAATCCACAGGCCAGTCCGGCGCCTGTGGATAACTTTTAAACAAGCTTCAACCCCGTGGTTCCGGCTGTTCATAAATTTCGACTAACGCGACTAAAATTTATCACCAAAGTTGTCCACACTTTTGCACACCATCAAATTCGACAATAAATGCTTTCTGCTATTTCAACCAGTTTGTTCGGCTTTTGTCGCAACCATTGCCAGCTTTCGCAAATTTAGTCGATTATTGAAAATCGATTCTTCGTTTTTTCATAATTTCGGCTACTAACCTAAAAAAACGCCCCCGACTGCTTTATCCAGTCAGGGACGTTTATGAAATTCTCATTTATTAGTTACTTTGTTTAGTTAACGTTTTGGTAGTTTCCGTCAACTTCATGTTGGCTGTCTTGAGTTTTCCGTTATGGTAGTATTTCACCGTCACGGTATCATTAACCGAATGGGCATACAGGGCACTCCGTAACGTGGCTAAGCTGGTCACTTTCTTGCCACCTAGCTCCGTAATCACATCGTACTTCGTTAACCCAGCAGCTTTAGCCGGTGAACCTGAGTACGTCTTCATGATGACGACACCCTTCGTCACACTGGTTGGTAACTTAAGAACAGACTTCTGATCACTAGAAGAAATATTGGATAGGTCATAGGTTGCAACCCCTAAAGCCGGCCGAACGACTTCACCCTTTTGAACCAATTCATTGATGATCTTCACAACTTCATTACTTGGAATTGCAAAGCCCATCCCTTCGACACTAGTCCCAGAATTATCTGAGGCCAACTTCATCGAGTTGATCCCGATAACTTGTCCAGCAATGTTGAACAACGGACCACCAGAGTTTCCAGAGTTAATTGCCGTATCTGTTTGGATAACCGTCGCGTACCCCGTCGTTTGACCAGATGTATTCGTCGTCGCCACGGTCCGCTTCTTCGCTGAAATGATTCCTTGCGTCAAGGTCGTTGCGTAATTAGAGCCCATCGGTGACCCAATGGCTAAGGCCGTTTCACCAACCTTGATATTATCTGAGTTACCAAAGCTAGCCGTCTTCGTTACTTTAGAAGAATTGATTTTCAGAACGGCCAAGTCAGTCACAGAATCGGTTCCGACAATTTTAGCTGACAACTTAGTCCCATCACTCATAATCACTCGAATGGCACTTGAACCACTCACCACGTGATTATTCGTTACAATATAAGCCGCGTCACCGCTCTTCTTATAGATCAACCCAGAACCTTCACTGTACTCTTCCAGCTTACTAGAGCTAGAATCTGAACTGGATGAACTATCACTGCCAGACGAGTCATCGCCACCCAAAATACCACTCCAACTGCTTGAAGAGCTCTTCTTTTGGAGATTAATGACCGATACAACGGCCGCCTTGTTATTTTCAAACACCTTGGTCGCCTGTGAACTGACATTGACCTTAACGTTCGTCGTTGACGTTGACCCCGATTTATTAGAACCAGTTGGTACACTGGTCGATGACGTTGCGATGTTATTGTTTTGGAAATAATTAATACCGCCGTAAGCAACACCACCACCGATTAAACCAGCTACTAGTGCGGTTACTGCGACTTTGATTAATGATTTATTAGCCATAATTGCGCGTCGAAACGCGATCCCTCCCTACTAATGCTTATTTTAAGTTTATTTTAGCGAAAAAGTGTGATTTTTTTATGACTGAAGCGTTGTGAAACATTAAAGCTAACCTATAACGTGATTAACTTAGTCGCTTGTTCTGGCTCCGTATCGTACAATTGAAAATCATGCTCAACACCAAAATCTCGTTCCGTCATCATGGAAGCAACCGTTAAATGCGCCAAGGACTTCAAGTTATTATCCTGACTACGATGCCCTAAGTAAATCCGCTTGGTATGCCGGCCAATCACATCCATCAAGGCGTTCGCACCATCTTCATTCGATAAATGGCCCTCATCACCAATAATTCGCTGCTTTAATGGCCATGGATACCGACCCATCCGCAACATTTCTAAGTCATGATTACATTCAAATAAATAGCCGTCAGCGTCTTTGATTACACCTTCAACGTGCTCTGAAACGTAGCCCGTATCCGTAATGATGACAAACGATTTTCCGGCATGATGTAGCTCATAAAATTGTGGCTCGGCCGCATCATGTGACACACTAAATGATTCCACGTCGAGATCACCTAGTCCAAGCGTCGTGTTCGGGTCAAAGACATGACATAATTCGGCAGGAACGTTGCCGATTTTATGCGCCATTGCGTCCCAGGTCCCCTGATTAGCATAAACATCCATACCATACTTCCGCGCTAAAATCCCCGCAGAATGGCAGTGATCAGTGTGTTCATGGCTAATAAATAAACTATCGACTTCATTAATATCACGATCGATCGACGCCATTAAATTAGCAATTTTTTTGCCACTTAGCCCCGCATCAACCAATACTTTGTGCTCTGGCGTTTCGATGTACGTCACGTTACCCGTACTACCCGATGCCAGAATGCTTACTTTCATATCATCCGTTGCTAATTTTAATACCATTATTTAGGCTCTTCCTATCTCTGAAATCCATTACTATCTTCATATGATACACGCTTTTAGCGGGGTTGAAAAGCAAGCCACCTGCAAGTGCTCAAACTTAACGTCCACGACTATCGCCATCACGCGGTTAGTCTAGTTTACTGTCGTGTATGCGCGCACTAGTTTACCGACCATTATAAACTCACACGAAACCGCGAACATCAACGCTGAGCAATCCACGCTACGTCCATGGCACCTCAACATTGGCGTATCAAAACTAGTCAAAAATCTAGTCACCAAAAAACGGGCCTGTTAAGAAAAACACCCTTCTTCACAGCACCCGTTATTCGACAACGACACCTAGTCGTTAAATTGGTTTTCACTAATCAATTGCATTCCACATCATTCCGACCGTCGCATCTAAACTACTCGTATCACTAGCCGTACTACCGTTCTTCATTGAAGAACCAGTAAAGGCATTGATACGGTGCAGTGTAACGTTAGAACTATTCTTACCCCGGACCGCAAAGATCCACGTTGGGACGTAAACACTACTATCCTTCAATTTCAATAACCGAGAATACCCAAGCTTTGCCCAAACGACCCGGGAGCTACTTGCCACCTGATTATATTGATACAACGCAACCAGGGCCTTTTTTTCACTGATCGTAACAGCCTTTTCGCGTAAAGTTTTGACGTGATTGACGTACGTCTGAGTATAACTTGTCAGCTGCTTGTTTTTATTAACAAATAGGTGGACTTGCCCAGCGCCAGTCATGATCTCGCCATCCGCAACCTTTTGAACAAAAACGTAATCGCCGTTAGACGACAAATCCGCATCATAGACGTACTCGGTTCCATGGATTACATTGGTCCGCTGACTCATAAACGTCGTCAAGTCCGCTTTAGGATTGCGGGTATCGATAGTGGTGGTTGCCCGTAGTGTGCTCACGAGCTTACCGCCACTTTGCACCCGGGCTGTCTGTTCAGTTAACTGACTCAACAATTGTTTGAGACCACTCTCGTTACTGCCCGCAATATAGTAACCCGTCCCTTCGCTCGTGTCCGGGTTTTTAAAGCTAATATTATCTGCGCGCATTTCACGAATTATCGTGGTCGCCGTATCACCAGTCGTTTGTGTCGACTTAGAGCTCGTTTGCACGAACATAAAACCCAAGAAGATATCTAGAACAACAAATGCTAGTAGGAAAATCCACTCAATTCTCCGAAAATTCATGCGGCCACCTCCTAAGATCCACTTAACATCGACGTATATGTCCGCCAAGTGCCATTATAGTAGACATAATACGTCGGCGTCAGGTCGATCACGAGTTTGGACGACTTGTTCTGTGACCATTCGTAGCCAAGTTCAATACTGCCAATTTTACTGTCTTTATAACCAGCGGCCTTCAGACGTTTTAACACACTTGTCGAACTCGGTAAGGTCACCGCTTGCTTCTGACCAGTAGTTGGTACTGGCACCTGCAAACTGTACAGTGAGAAGTAGTAACGGTCTAACCCGTTAGAAGTGAGCTGAATCCGGACATCGCCATTTTCGGTCTGATTAAAGATCGGGAACCCTTCAACATAGCTCCGGTAAATGACACTATTACTCGTTGCATCAAAACCGTAGTAGCGGATATTATCCATTGGGACACCGAGACTAGTTAACAAATTGAAGCTCTTCTTTAGCTGATTAGTCAGTGATAGGTTCCGCGTGGTTCCTGAATCACTATAATCTTCGAAATACACTGTTCCTAGCTTAGAATCCACCGTCATGCGCTTGTAACTACCCGTTGTATACTCCTGCTTACCACTGCGATTATGCACTGAAACGGTCGAATTACCATCCGCATCTAGTAATCGGTTGGCAATCTCACTCGCAGCCGCTTTACTCATCAAGTAGCTATAATGTTGCATCGTAACTTGCTTTGGATAATCAATATACGTTGTATTATCCTCATAGGTCATCTTGACAGCAATCCGTTTGACCTTGTCGACTGCCAAAACTTTTTTCAAC
This Lactiplantibacillus plantarum DNA region includes the following protein-coding sequences:
- a CDS encoding nitroreductase produces the protein METIKAIHTRHSVRAFKDDPIEPQLLTTIVTDAQQTPSWGNSQPWQVYIATGHALTNIKQHYATAAEQGITEDADLAKVHRGDFSAFSSQNMGHWVGTFRPVIDSDPTTYWDSRANLYRAPAIAYLVLDANPNSWSIYDLGAFSQTLMLAATARGVQSVPSYELVKYPAIVRNALGMPADKVVAMGIALGYEKPEKPLNQFRTDRVATPQVLHIIN
- a CDS encoding uracil-DNA glycosylase family protein, which translates into the protein MGKVSSLKLKTNRRCIYITTIKEITEAIKADPDNAEYTAKGWDPLFHVLPTATILVISQAPGRIAQNTKTYFNDASGDRLRDWMGVTREQFYQSDRIAVMPLDFYYPGKGKSGDLPPRKGFMDKWHEPLLAMMPNVQLTLLVGQYAIKAYLGRSRQKTLTATVQNYQDYLPDYFPLVHPSPLNYGWQKKNPWFQATVVPELQRRVQIALK
- a CDS encoding coniferyl aldehyde dehydrogenase, with the translated sequence MTTINEMHQIFNLQKTQYDRAQPMTYEERVTVLNQIEALIRDNISELITALQADFGQRDPLQIVSADLTGPLATIAYIKKHLRKWILPAKQRSGLMALTGTKQYVYNEPLGVVGIMSPFNAPIDLALDPAVEAIAAGNRVMVKISEYTPKTAALVQKLSQQYLNEKNFAVVTGEADIAAQFSALDWDKLVFTGGSETGKKVLSAAAPNLTPVVLELGGKNPAVVLPDANKQMTAAKIARSRSGNSGQICLDTDYVLLPTDQLDEYVRLITAQLAQAFPTYINNSEYSAIINDRSYDRILGMLTEARQRGTRLITINPNNELVPDVKRRLIPLTLAINPDRDLQIARNEIFGPILSIFTYDSLDEAIAFINSHEKPLAMYLFGRSSRHLNQIISQTSSGGVDINELSLHAGSHSMGFGGVGYSGMGRYKGGKTGFETFSNQKSVYKQGVLAKYTTRLMVPIHNKRNEKLLKRMLGL
- a CDS encoding TetR/AcrR family transcriptional regulator is translated as MREKDLDKEKSIIDEVSRIILKEGIADVSMSKIAKASGISSSTIYVYFSDKEDLLKQVYLAKKRQLAAFLSQNINTKPNNSVKFVQQFMYALYDFGMQYYEALMIIEQFNNSPILDSLKIKKEESYQGFEQLFEAVKHTPEFVISSPAVILGFVYAPIVLFVKALKTRQIDNKTIMIDQVVVMCMNALLKK
- the rlmH gene encoding 23S rRNA (pseudouridine(1915)-N(3))-methyltransferase RlmH, which produces MNIKIICVGKLKEKYFKQGIAEYAKRMSKFAKFQIVEVPDEKAPESLSNAEMENVKAKEGQRILEKIKDRDYVYALAILGKERSSEEFAAEIDKLTTYGHSDIDFVIGGSLGLSPEVLKRADTQISFGRFTLPHQLMRLVLSEQVYRAFMINVGSPYHK
- a CDS encoding S1C family serine protease, which encodes MANKSLIKVAVTALVAGLIGGGVAYGGINYFQNNNIATSSTSVPTGSNKSGSTSTTNVKVNVSSQATKVFENNKAAVVSVINLQKKSSSSSWSGILGGDDSSGSDSSSSSDSSSSKLEEYSEGSGLIYKKSGDAAYIVTNNHVVSGSSAIRVIMSDGTKLSAKIVGTDSVTDLAVLKINSSKVTKTASFGNSDNIKVGETALAIGSPMGSNYATTLTQGIISAKKRTVATTNTSGQTTGYATVIQTDTAINSGNSGGPLFNIAGQVIGINSMKLASDNSGTSVEGMGFAIPSNEVVKIINELVQKGEVVRPALGVATYDLSNISSSDQKSVLKLPTSVTKGVVIMKTYSGSPAKAAGLTKYDVITELGGKKVTSLATLRSALYAHSVNDTVTVKYYHNGKLKTANMKLTETTKTLTKQSN
- a CDS encoding MBL fold metallo-hydrolase, with amino-acid sequence MVLKLATDDMKVSILASGSTGNVTYIETPEHKVLVDAGLSGKKIANLMASIDRDINEVDSLFISHEHTDHCHSAGILARKYGMDVYANQGTWDAMAHKIGNVPAELCHVFDPNTTLGLGDLDVESFSVSHDAAEPQFYELHHAGKSFVIITDTGYVSEHVEGVIKDADGYLFECNHDLEMLRMGRYPWPLKQRIIGDEGHLSNEDGANALMDVIGRHTKRIYLGHRSQDNNLKSLAHLTVASMMTERDFGVEHDFQLYDTEPEQATKLITL
- a CDS encoding two-component system regulatory protein YycI; the protein is MNFRRIEWIFLLAFVVLDIFLGFMFVQTSSKSTQTTGDTATTIIREMRADNISFKNPDTSEGTGYYIAGSNESGLKQLLSQLTEQTARVQSGGKLVSTLRATTTIDTRNPKADLTTFMSQRTNVIHGTEYVYDADLSSNGDYVFVQKVADGEIMTGAGQVHLFVNKNKQLTSYTQTYVNHVKTLREKAVTISEKKALVALYQYNQVASSSRVVWAKLGYSRLLKLKDSSVYVPTWIFAVRGKNSSNVTLHRINAFTGSSMKNGSTASDTSSLDATVGMMWNAID
- a CDS encoding YycH family regulatory protein, producing the protein MTTHKLRRFILPILLTILILLSVVLSMYIWLNPSRYEHESKVSTTSSNSSLTTRTIDDIYLPTQLIHTNSQGGQSLLINKNVSLVSQFSEQLRKWDARSISKVRITSAKSYRALLNGTDSYVLNFPDSITVSMFNTVFKQHLSNFRSSEFSRIVIPINDTNHIYFLNDDHHEIYSVRLKKKSLSSLKKVLAVDKVKRIAVKMTYEDNTTYIDYPKQVTMQHYSYLMSKAAASEIANRLLDADGNSTVSVHNRSGKQEYTTGSYKRMTVDSKLGTVYFEDYSDSGTTRNLSLTNQLKKSFNLLTSLGVPMDNIRYYGFDATSNSVIYRSYVEGFPIFNQTENGDVRIQLTSNGLDRYYFSLYSLQVPVPTTGQKQAVTLPSSTSVLKRLKAAGYKDSKIGSIELGYEWSQNKSSKLVIDLTPTYYVYYNGTWRTYTSMLSGS